The Coffea arabica cultivar ET-39 chromosome 4e, Coffea Arabica ET-39 HiFi, whole genome shotgun sequence genome includes a window with the following:
- the LOC113742725 gene encoding uncharacterized protein At5g01610, with translation MEKALTTVGSLKASTFWVSKKAKEEISSITQDLSTFSNTVEEKAKWVFNKLKGKPLKSLPDLLREFNLPPGLFPQNITCYEFDVSKSKLIVYLPSPCEVCFKDSSVVRYATRIKATLSRGKLTGIEGMKTKVLVWVKVTSVNVEGYKSDKLWFTAGVKKSRPKDAYEMPRDAVKVEEF, from the exons ATGGAGAAAGCTCTGACAACAGTTGGGAGCTTAAAAGCTAGTACGTTTTGGGTTTCCAAGAAAGCCAAGGAAGAGATCTCCAGCATCACTCAGGACCTCTCT ACCTTCTCTAATACTGTTGAAGAAAAGGCAAAATGGGTATTCAACAAACTGAAAG GTAAGCCCCTGAAGTCCTTGCCAGATCTCCTGCGAGAATTCAACCTACCGCCTGGCCTTTTTCCCCAGAACATAACTTGTTATGAATTTGATGTGTCAAAGTCCAAGCTTATTGTCTACTTGCCCTCTCCATGTGAAGTTTGCTTCAAGGACTCATCTGTTGTGAGGTATGCTACACGGATCAAAGCAACATTGTCAAGGGGAAAGCTCACAGGAATTGAAGGCATGAAGACCAAGGTTCTGGTATGGGTCAAAGTTACTAGCGTCAATGTTGAGGGCTACAAATCTGACAAACTCTGGTTTACAGCAGGGGTGAAGAAATCAAGGCCTAAAGATGCATATGAAATGCCCCGTGATGCAGTAAAAGTAGAAGAATTTTGA